The sequence ACCGACAGTTCGCCGGTAGGCTTGAGCACCACGACCGCCTGATCGCCCCGGGAGTCACCGGGATCGATACCGATCTTCCCGACGGCCCGGGCGAACTCGGCGCGAGCCAGCGACGCGCCGCGAGCGAGTAACGCCGCCCGCACATCGTCACGCGTCGGATGGGACAGCACGACGCCGGCTTGACGAGTCGCGACAGCCCACAGTTCCCGCTGATGGTCCGACAGCAACCCGGACGCATTCGCGATGATTCGGTCGGCGCATCGCAACTCGCGATACACAAAATCGGCGTCGGGGCTAGCGATTGCGGCTTGCCGTTCGAATGCCCGCGTGATGCCCTCCCCGCTCACGTTGTCGCGTTCGTTCGCGTTCGACCATGCGATCTTCTGGTCGAACGTCAGCACGGAAAGCGCCGTGCGGCTGATGACGTGTGCGGCGTGCAACTCGGCGCGCAGTTCGTTGACGATGGTTTTCATGCCGCCCACCCTGCGCATCGCACGCCGTCGAATTCAGTCCACGTGCGGACTAAAGCAATCATTGCGTCCATCCACGCACGGAAATGCGGCGTGAGCGATTGGCGCATCGGCGCCGAAGGTGTAAGCGTTTGTTGCAGCGAAACGTGCATTTGACTTCCCCTATTCAACCCCTTGAACGGATGCAGCGAGAAACATCACCCCGGCGCCTGAGTAGCTAGCTCAAGACCGGCGGGGTTGAGAACCGGTGCCGGGGTGACGGGTCGGAGAATAGTCTCATCTAATGAAACGTGTCAATAGCTGATACGTCTCAGC comes from Burkholderia pyrrocinia and encodes:
- a CDS encoding dATP/dGTP pyrophosphohydrolase domain-containing protein, which encodes MKTIVNELRAELHAAHVISRTALSVLTFDQKIAWSNANERDNVSGEGITRAFERQAAIASPDADFVYRELRCADRIIANASGLLSDHQRELWAVATRQAGVVLSHPTRDDVRAALLARGASLARAEFARAVGKIGIDPGDSRGDQAVVVLKPTGELSVADVATLRRVLASAPRNPRVMLMPAEFDMHVFLRRQRAFSESTFGPGRLTARVCDHIRKELTEVEAAPDDLREWVDVILLGLDGAWRTGATPEQITTALAAKLTTNEGRTWPDWRTSDQDRAIEHIEPAPLTNS